Part of the Lolium rigidum isolate FL_2022 chromosome 6, APGP_CSIRO_Lrig_0.1, whole genome shotgun sequence genome, TAATCGCCGCATACCATTAATTGTGAACAGAAATATGCAACTCCTCCTGTGTACAGTGTACCAGACAATGGGCGCCCATGGAAAGAACATATAGGGCGACAACTCATGCCACGTTACTTCGCTTGTAAAAGGGCACCGTCATTTGTAGCAGACGTTTGATCGTTGCTTTGGGTTCGGCACAGGTTGAGACGTGTTTCTTAGTTGTCTCCTGGCAACTCCTTAAAAAACAGGGCCATTGCATGATTAACTACCATTTGACACCGATAACAAGACGGATAGGTCACGTCAGGGCATCTTCTGAAACTGCACACAACTTCAGAGTGCAGTTTCAGTTTGACCTGGCGCATCTTGAGTCTGCCGACGAGAAATTAGTGAAAACGTTACCATCGGCGCTAATGAGTTATCGCTGGCATGCTTGGATAGGCAATGCCAATTTTGTCAATAGTGGAGCACCTGAGAGCATTGGAGTACATGCTGAGGTTCCCTGCAATAAGTAGAGAGCAGTCGACCGCAACTTTTGCTTATTTTCTCAGCACTTACCAAATGCATGCACTAGCACATCACGTTCTGTGTATTGATTCATGGAGCAAACCAGCAAAGGTAAGCACCACTGCTGACCAAAATAAAAGGCGGTCGGTCATAGATTAGCAGTTACCATCACATGTACGCAAGCCCAAGTTAGAGCCTATCATTCGATTGTATGAGTTGCTTTTTTTAGGGGAAGGTCAAATCGAGTTAGGCAGTGATGTTCCGGGGCAACCATGCACGGTTTGGGACTCCTGTAAAGGTAGAGGCTTGTCAATGTGGATCTCTCCCATACCGACCTGACGTATTACCTATGCGTAGCAAACGCAGGACATTGTAGCATGGCACGCAACTCAAGCTAGTAGTTGTGGAGAAGTGCAAAGAATCATTTACTACTCAGAGGCCTTGGAGATGGTCTAGGCTGCTGTTATTTACATTATGACATTACAGAGCTGTGATAATTTACATCGATAGAGCGATGAGCATAGCTCATCCATCATGAGAGGAGTAGTTGCTCTTCGACTAATACTAGGCTTGGCTGATGTTTAAGTTAGCGCTGGTGTTCGGGGCACCTCATTTTGGGGCGCCCATACCCAAACCTTCAGCTCGCCAGCGCCATCTCCAGTGAAGAGCAGCCCACAAGCCGCGAGCTCGATGGTCTTCACTTCTTTCTTGGAGGAAAGCTTGCCCCTCTCGTTAAACCTGAAAGACAAGATGCAGTAGGTTTATGGGGCTGCTTTTTCAGTAAGGAAGTAATTTGAGGCCATGAGGTACAACTGACAGAACATTTTTATCAATGCTACTTACGATGGCAGGTCAAACAGGCGGATGCAGTTGCTGTTGTGTAAGGAACAGAACAAAACTGGCGTCTTTCCCACGCGATGCATGCCGAAGAGGGTGCGCAATCCCTGCAACAGAAGGTGGATGCAGGTTTAGCAACACAGAAAGAACGTATTTACTGTTACAAAGTAAGTTCATAAACAAGCCATTACCCAGGCACCATAATAAAGCAGAAATTTCTCAAGGCCAATAATATCATGAAAGCTCAACACAGCTTAAAGAAGTAGACTCGTTAACTTGTTCCGTGTAAGAGAGGTGTTCAGAAAATCAAGGATGGGAAGTAACATTGACATATGTGCACAGCGCTCGCAAGAATACTGGACAAATATCAAGAACAATATCCAGAATTTGGGATGAACAGACTATTGCGGTATTATGACTAATCACTATGAAGTCTTGATAACCAGTCCGTCATTGCTGATACATCTCTATCTGATACTCCCACACTAACTCTTCAGGGAAACAGATGTGCTCGAAAGACTGATGGCAACCAACTAAATGTCCCAATAAAAGAGCTGCTGACAGGGTTAACCTTGTATCTGCTCCCAGCAGACCAAGAACACATACAACCAAACAGGTAACAAAGGCCAGCTTGCGAAAACTATATTGCTCGACTGAATGCAGATAGAGTCACAACTTCCAGCAATAAAGAATGTCATGCACCGACAGAATAACATAAAAGACTGATCAAGCAACAAGAACTCTGAAAAAATCTTCCACTTGAGTTTAGACAAATAACTGCAGCTAGGGTTGAATTGTGACATCACTTGAGAAAAGATGGAAACTGCTCAACCCAGTAACACACATTCAAGCAAACACTGAATAAAGCAAAGAAAACTAAGTAAATAACAGTGTAGTTATACATAGCAAGTCCAAATCAGTAAATAATTTTAGACATGATGGTGTATGTCCTCTGGCTACTCATATTCACCATAAAATATTTACTTAACCTAGTACTAAAATTAGTACTCATTTAGTTCCCGCACCTAAAGATATACAGATGCCATAACTATTCAACAGAGCTTAATCAAACTAAATTATTATAGTATAATCTTAGCACTGACAAAAACAGAAATTTACAGCTACTATAAGCCTTCCTGTTTGGAAGTTcaataaagttttgagaaaatAACATTGATGGCATGATTCATACAACGAAAGTTGCGGAACTTACATGCTCCTCAGAATGGGTATGCGTGACCTGAAGGTTTCCAGACTCTGAAGCAGACCAGACCTTTATGGTTTTGTCCAGGGAGCATGATAATAATTTCTGATCCCAACAAAGCACCGAAGTAACAGCAGCTTTATGCTCAGAGAGTGTTTGAACACACTGGAGAGTTTTAAGGTCCCATACCTGATATTACCAAGAATATATCAGATGCAAGCATAGTATTTAGTAACCAACAGAAATAAGCAGAGGTCTGCAGCATTTTCGTACTCTGATTGTCTTGTCAAGTGAGCCAGAGTAAAGCCTTGTTGCTGAGACAGAAAGTGAAATCACTTGACGCTGATGGCCACTGAGGATAGACACTGGTCCCAAGTTGTTCTCCTTAGCAGGAAATTCCCAAGCCATGATGCGACCATCCCCCGTGCCAGCAAATAGCATTTCATCTTTGATAGTCATAGAACAAACAAGCCCAGAAGGTCCCTGGAGACTTAGTTTCATCCCTGTCTGTATGTTCCATGCCTACAAATCAGTGGAACAACTAAGACTGATAGTTTAACACCCAGTAGCGCCACACAGTATATGGCACAAAATTGGCATGTACTCCTAATGAACTCaaatatttagaatattttacctCCACGGATTTTGGGATTCCGAACAAAACCCACTTGTCCTGAGTAATCATGCAGCTGATCTTGCCTCCCATCTTGATGATATCAACGCACTATTGCAGAAACATTAAGAATAAAAAGGGCAATATGGAACAGGTTAGaatctctctttctttcttttttcttttttttgctatACAACaattttttctctattttttctccttttttttaatcttctcttctttttttaaGGCTCTTCTCTCCTGTTCCTTTTATTTACCCTTTTTCTCACTACTAATATACTTACAAGAACACGTGTCATCTGCCAATCAGATAAGAACGGTAACCCAAGCGAGCCTTGCTTATCAGTCAACCAGCCTGATGGCCTCTTGAAGCTGATCATGCTTGTCAGTCAACCAGCCTGATGGCTTCTTGAAGCTGATCATGCTTGTCAGTCAACCAGCCTGATGGCCTCTTGAAGCTGATCATGCTTGTCAGTCAACCAGCCTGATGGCTTCTTGAAGCTGATCATGCTTGTCAGTCAACCAGCCTGATGGCCTCCAGACACTGATCATGGGCAATCTGATCAACGGAACCAGGTGAAGAGCCTCAAGAAAGATCAGTCCGCGTGACAAACGGCAACCCAATTTGAACCGACGGACACCAATCACCATGAGGGACAAGCTAAACTCCCCAATTGATCGATCAGGAAGCACCTATCAACCATCACAGACAAtgcacgatttgatcccactgacacatcgacgactacctcaagcaAGCAGACCTACTCCCCAATTGATCACACTGGCAGCACAGATGAACCACCGCAGGCAATGGGGGAATCGGCGGAGAAGCAACCCCAAGCTGAACCGTGCACAAAGAATCTGAAGGAAGTGTTGAGAGCGGATAGCCCTGCTACCTTGCCAGAGTTGGAGTCCCATAGGCGAACTGTGCCGTCGGCGCTGCCAGAGTAGAGCTTGTCGGAACCAGTCGGCATAGAGATGCCAGTGATAGCCTGCAGAATTAGACAACAAAATATTAGAGCCTGTCGCAAAGCATATAAGTACTGAAACAGAGCACATTCATTGTATTTTGCCATGTGGATAGGGCTAATTTCCTGGGATACATTATCTAGGCCATGAGCAGATTCATTGTATTTTGCGATGTGCGATATGGCTAATTCCCGGCGATACATTATCTAGGTCATGAGCAAATTCATTGTATATTGCTATGTGTGATAGGGGTAATTTCACGCGATACATTGTCTATGAGCAGATCTATTGTATTTTGCGATGTGAGATAGGGCTACTTTCCCGCGAAACATTATCTAGTCAAGAGCAAATTCATTCTATTTTACGATGAGATAGGCTACTTTCCCGCGATACATTTTCTAGGTCATGATCAGATCCATTGTATTTTGCGATCTGGGATAGGCTAATTCTGCACGATACATTATCTAGGTCGAACAGCACACACGTTACGATAGGTCGAACAGGGGCAGGGGAAACACGCACCTCAGTATGTCCAGCGAGGGCGCAGAGGAAAGCGAAACCGCCGCAGCTCTCCCGCACGCGCGGCTCCTGGCTCGGCTTCCGATTCGTCACCGccggcttcggatccggcttcTCGTCTGCAAGCCGCCGTCGTGTCGTGGCGGCAACGGGGGCCTCGGCGGCGTAACTCGATCTGCGGGCTGGTGGCGCCTTGCGCGCGGGGCCGAGGAGCCTCGCCGTCGCGGGATCGAGGCGGATAGCGGGGCGGCTGGCCTTGACGCCGGCCCCGCGGGATTCGGAGGGGCGGGCGTaagggctcgaccgcgccggcgcGGGGGAGGGCGAGGGCGCGGGGCCGGGGCCGAGGCGCGCGGAGAGGGTGGAGGAGATCGGCATGGCGGGGATTCCGGCGTAGGGGAAGCGCGGCGAtgcggagggcgcggcggcgctagggtttcggTGGAGAAGGCGGCGATCGCGTATGTATCTGGATCGAAGGGAACAGGGAAGAAGTGGCGCCGAGGCACCGGGCGGTTGCGATGTTATATGAAGTGGGGCGCCGAGGCGGTTGCGAGGCGCCGGTTTCCGTGGCGGTTTCAGCTTTGGATTCGTCAAGAACTCTTTTTAGTATACTCCCTCTATGTCAAACTAGATCATGatggcgcgcgttgctgcgcccgtccatGCTGAGGGAAATATAGAGATGCATGATAAAATTGCGATGGTTCAAAAATTGATGAAGTGTTTAAGCAACACACATCAGCAGAATATATCATTACAAATCTAGCATATCACTCTCTTCCCTCAATTTGTTCAACATATAATGTTCACATTTTATAACATAATTCCTTCGTACTTGGCCACTTTCAGAAGCAAATACTATATCATGGAAATTTTAAGACATATAGagcagacacaaaagcatgacatCAAAAACCATGCATGATACAAGATCCTGCCAACACTGAAATGTTCATTTCATCCGGTATTCAATCAAATAGATAGAAGTGAACACAGAAATATCTAGTTTGTACAACTATAACCTACAAATACGCCTTTTCTTTACAAAAATGTGCGCTAACAATTACAAACAGAACTGTGCTGCAAGTAAGGAAATAATGATAGATCTCCCagaaaaaaataatttaaaaactTATGCAAAAAGGATCCATCCCTGGC contains:
- the LOC124661371 gene encoding zinc finger CCCH domain-containing protein 17-like → MPISSTLSARLGPGPAPSPSPAPARSSPYARPSESRGAGVKASRPAIRLDPATARLLGPARKAPPARRSSYAAEAPVAATTRRRLADEKPDPKPAVTNRKPSQEPRVRESCGGFAFLCALAGHTEAITGISMPTGSDKLYSGSADGTVRLWDSNSGKCVDIIKMGGKISCMITQDKWVLFGIPKSVEAWNIQTGMKLSLQGPSGLVCSMTIKDEMLFAGTGDGRIMAWEFPAKENNLGPVSILSGHQRQVISLSVSATRLYSGSLDKTIRVWDLKTLQCVQTLSEHKAAVTSVLCWDQKLLSCSLDKTIKVWSASESGNLQVTHTHSEEHGLRTLFGMHRVGKTPVLFCSLHNSNCIRLFDLPSFNERGKLSSKKEVKTIELAACGLLFTGDGAGELKVWVWAPQNEVPRTPALT